The Pirellulimonas nuda genome includes a region encoding these proteins:
- a CDS encoding Uma2 family endonuclease, translating into METSATLLPSDAIPAPVLPMWRCTTEKYLRMIDTGVFDDQRVELIEGYLSAMAPAGPDHSGATYDFIEAFLPVAKRFKVCVQGTVVIGEGNVFDPDFALLRRKPGGYRESHARAEDILLIVEVSHSSLARDRDAKLPIYAAAGIQEYWIAELQQKALHVYREPAGALYKQLQTLTGDQTIRPLACEDLEVRAGDLFG; encoded by the coding sequence ATGGAAACTTCCGCCACGCTCCTGCCGTCCGACGCTATCCCGGCGCCCGTGCTGCCTATGTGGCGCTGCACGACGGAGAAGTACCTGCGGATGATCGACACGGGGGTGTTCGACGACCAACGCGTCGAACTGATCGAAGGATACCTTTCTGCCATGGCCCCAGCCGGACCCGACCATAGCGGCGCGACCTACGATTTTATCGAGGCCTTCCTTCCGGTCGCGAAGCGGTTCAAGGTATGCGTACAGGGCACCGTTGTCATCGGCGAAGGCAACGTCTTCGACCCCGACTTTGCGCTTCTCCGACGCAAGCCGGGCGGGTATCGCGAATCGCACGCCCGAGCTGAGGACATCCTGCTGATCGTTGAGGTCTCCCATTCCAGCCTCGCGCGCGACCGCGACGCAAAGCTCCCCATCTACGCGGCCGCGGGGATCCAGGAGTACTGGATCGCGGAGCTCCAGCAGAAGGCGCTGCACGTCTACCGCGAGCCCGCGGGCGCCCTCTACAAGCAGCTCCAAACGCTCACCGGCGACCAGACCATCCGGCCGCTGGCTTGCGAAGACCTAGAGGTCCGCGCCGGCGACCTGTTCGGCTGA